CGGATTATTGAGCTCGGCTCGGGCGTGGCTGCGCAACTTTAGCGGCTTGAGTTAGTGCCGGACGCAAAAAATCCCCAGCCGATTGGCCGGGGATTTTTAATTGTTGAATTAGCTTTGAGTACCGCGGTTCACACGGGTGCGGGTGCGGTTGCGCGCTGGGCGCGGGTGCTCGTGGCCACCGTGAGTCTCGGCCTTAGCCTCACCGGATGACGTTTGACCTTCTGAACGATGAGGGCGGTCACCGCTGACCTTGCGGTCTTTGTCTCCGCGGGTGGCACCATCTTTGTGGTTGCGGCCTGACTGACCTCCTGGGCGGCCAGAATTTGCGCGACCACCATTTGAGCGACCGCCTCTAGGCTTCTCGTCGTCGCCAGGCTTCCAGCCATCTGGGCGCTTGGTTTTGGCAATTCTGCCCTTGGTGCCAGGTGCAATCTCAAGATCGGCAAATAGGTGAGCTGAACTCGAGTAGGTTTCGGTTGGCTCAGGCTGACCAAACTCAAGGGCGGTGTTGATGTGGCCCCAGCGAGTCAAGTCTTCCCAGTCCACAAACGTCACAGCAATTCCTGTGCGTCCGGCGCGCCCTGTGCGACCAACGCGGTGCAGGTAGGCCTTCTCGTCCTCTGGAATTGTGTAGTTGATTACGTGAGTAACGTCATCAACATCGATGCCTCGCGCTGCAACTTCGGTTGCAACCAAGATGTCGCGCTTTCCTGAACGGAACGCGGCCATTGATTTCTCGCGAGCCTCTTGGGTCATGTCACCGTGCAGAGCGGTGGCGTTGAAACCACGGTCCACTAGCTCCTCAGACACCTTCGATGCCTGACGCTTGGTCTTGGTGAAAATAACGGTTTTTCCGCGACCCTCGGCCTGCAGAATGCGGCCCACCACTTCATCCTTGTCCAGTGCGTGAGCACGGTAGATGAACTGTTTGATGTCAGCCTTGGTCTGGCCTTCATCCGGGTCATTGGTGCGAATGTGGACCGGGCGGTTCTGATACTTGCGGGCCATGGTAACGATGGTTCCCGGCATTGTGGCCGAGAACAACATGGTCTGGCGACCGTCTGGCGTGTAGGCGAAAAGCTTTTCAACATCTGGCAAGAAACCAAGGTCCAACATTTCATCGGCCTCGTCTAGAACCATGAATCGGATGTTGCCTAGGTCGAGAAGTTTCTGCTTTGAAAGGTCAATCAGTCGACCCGGAGTACCAACAATTACCTGTGCGCCGGCGTTGATCTCAGCGACCTGCTCTTCGTAGGCTTTGCCACCGTAAATTGCGGCCACCATGGTCGAGCGGTTTCCTGAAGCAAGTTTTAGGTCATCGGCAACCTGGATAGCGAGCTCGCGAGTCGGAACTACAACCAGCGCCTTCGCGCCCTTTTCTGGGTCCTTGCCCAAGCTCTGCAGTAGTGGAAGGCCAAAGCCCAAAGTCTTTCCAGTACCGGTCTTGGCCTGGCCAATAACGTCCTGTCCGGTTAGTGCAACCGGAATGGCCTCTTCCTGGATTGGGAAGGGGCTGGTGATGCCTCGAGATGCGAGGGCTTCAACGATGTCTTCATCGATGCCTAATTCGGCGAAATTCAATAGTGCTCCTATAGTCGTGTTCAGTCTACTCGCGGTGCTACGCCATGTCTCGGGATGATGAGTATCCTTGTCAATGTGTTTGATTGGTTTAAACGAATTCGCACGGGTGCCCGCAAGTTTGCGTTGCCGCCTCGTGAAGAGCGCGCCGCCCGCAATACCGGTGAGGTAAACCTAAAGCCGTACACCCCAGATGCCAAGGCTTTTCTTGGTCAGTTGGCATACCTTCAGTTGAGCCAATTTGAGATTTTGACCAGTGAACTCAAGTATTCGCCAAACACTCAGTACAAGGCAGAGCTTGGTGAAGCCGCCGCAAAAAGTTTTGAAAAGTACCGCTCCATTGCCAAGAAGATTGCTGCTCAGGGCATAGATCCGACCGATGCAATGGACCCTTTTGTTGAACGAATCGAGATGTTTCACTCCCGAACCAACGGACTCGACTGGTACGAAAGCGTCATCAAGGTCTACCTAGTTTCGGGTCTTCTCGATGACTTCTATCGCCGATTGGCAGTAGGTCTTGACCCGCTATTGCGGGCGGATGTTGAAAAGGCTTTGAGTGACAAAAAGTTTGAGCAGTTTGCCAAGCGCGTGCTGCTGGAATCGATGCAAAAGGACCCAACCCTAGGTTCGAGGCTTGCACTTTGGGGTCGTCGACTTATGGGTGACGTGCTTCTCGAGCTTCGTGCTGCCTTTGACAACCGCAAGCTGGCGGGTGTGGCCAAGTCCAAGAAGCTAACTCTCGAAGAAGAGCGTGCAGTAAACCTGGCTTCTTACTCGAAGCTGGAACCACTGATTACTGAGTTGATCGGTGCCCACACCGTTCGCATGGATGCGCTTGGGCTAACCGCCTAATCCCTGAACAAAACAAGGCCAAGCGGCTTTAAGTTTGAGCTTTTAGCTGCGGGACTTTGCAATCTGGCGACCGCCAAAGTACATGGCTGCAGGCATGCCCAACATCACGATGATCCAAATCCATGGTTCGTCATAGTGCATGCCTGACCAAGTCAAAATTGCCCAGAGCAAACTGCCCGAGACAATGGCAAGACCGGTTGGCACCAGTGAACCGAAGTTCTCATTGGTGAGGTTTACATACGGTGCAACCAGGCCCAAAATTAGGCCGTAAACCACGATGAAGGCAACGCATAGCAGGGTAATCGGATCCATTAGGCGATGAACCCAACTCGACGAGTTTCTTCAGCACCAATCTCAACGTAGGCAAGAGATTCGGCTGGAACGACAAACTGACGGCCCTTGTTGTCAGAAAGCTTCAGAACCTTGGCACCAGACTCTAGACAGGCTGAAACAACTGCCTCTACCTCACTGGCAGTTTGTGCCGATTCAAAGCTGAGCTCACGCGGGCTATTTTTGATGCCGATTCTGATGTCCATTTAAGGCCTTTCATCTACTCCCATTAGATTACGACACCGATAAGACATGTGAGGTCGTGGACTCACTTTTTACTGGAATGTCAGGGCTGCAGGGTAGTTTTGACCTCGTGAAAATTTCTACCGTTTATGGCTCGCCTGGATCAGGCAAAACCACAGCGGTCGAGGCAGCGTTTATGCGCGGCATCGCATCCGGTTTGTCTGCCGACCAGGTGCTGGTTCTGGCCGCCACCCGCGAGTCTGCCAACACACTCCGAGACTCATTAGCCCTAAAACTTCAAGGCGCAGTATCTGGCTCTCTAGCAAGAACCGTGAGCTCTTTTGCCTTTGGTGTGATGCGCCAGGCAGCCGTGGCTGCTGGGCAAAAGTTGCCCGAGCTCATCAGCGGTAGTGAGCAGGACCGCCTGCTGGCGGAAATTATCGAGGCCCACTTGCTCGGCCTTGAGTCAACCTCGGCTGGCAATTTCGGCGATTGGCCAAAGCACATCACGCCAACGGTGCTGGCTTTGAATGGCTTCAGAGCTGAGCTGCGAGACCTAATCATTATTTGCCTTGAGTATGGGGTTAGCCCAGATTCACTGGCCGCTATTGGTCTTGATCAAAAGCAAGCGGTTTGGCCCGCTGCTGCGAATCTCTATCGGGAATACCTCTCCGCTGTTTCAGGGGCGGGATTCGAGCATCGGTTCGACCCATCGCAATTGATTCGCTCGGCAGCCGACTGGCTTCAAAATAATCCTTGGCCAAAGCCCCTGCTTGACCTCAGGCTAATTCTGGTAGATGACGCCCAAGAACTAACCCCGGCAGCGGCTCATTTGATTCAACTCCTAACTCGTTCTGGCGCTGATCTGGCTTTATTCGGTGACCCCGATGCATCCACTTTGGGCTTTAGGTCTGCCGATGCCAGGGCTATGAGCGCCCTCGCTGACGCAGTTGCCACGTCCAACCAAACCACTGTTGAGGTAACCTTTTTGCCGCCTGGCGAGCGCGCCCAAGGCATCGCCAACGTGCTCGGCAAAGTGAGCAATCAAATTGAGACTGCCCGGGCCGGCCGTCAGCGTAAAGGGCTGCTTCGACCAGAGCCCGAAGCCTCGGCCGAAGGCGTTGAGGGGCAGGTTTTTCTCGACGAGCAATCCGAAATCTCATGGTTGGCACGCCGACTCCGAGAACTACATCTGTACGACAAAATCCAGTGGTCTCAGATAGCCGTGGTGGCCCGAAGTCAGGGCAACCTTCAGCAACTGGCCTCGGAGCTCTCCTACGAAAACATACCGGTCCGTTTGGTCTCTCAAAGCCCACTGAGAGATGAGTTTGGTTCGCGAGCATTGCTGCGATTCTGTTGGGTTGTCCTGACTCGTTCACCGATCACCATCGAACTAGCACTTGAACTGTTCACCTCGCCTTTGTGTGGTCTGGATTCACTCGGCCTGCGTCGACTGCGCCGGGCACTTCGCCGCGAGGAGTTGGCGGCTGAAGGGGCTAGAAATAGCGACGAGCTCCTTGTTGCTTTGTTTGATGCCCCAGGTGCGCTCGCAGCACTCAAGGGCCCTGAAATCCGCAGAGTAGCCAGTTTTCTTGAAACTTTTTTTGCTGCTCAGGAGATCACCGAAGACCAATCGGCCAGCATCGAAGACCTCCTGTGGCTGGCCTGGTCGAGGTCAGGCCTAGATAAGTCCTGGCGTGAACTTTCTCGAGGAGTCGGTGAAGTTTCGGCTCAAGCCAACCGAAATCTTGACTCTGTGGTCGAGTTGTTCGCTGCCGCGAATCGGTATGTCGAGCGTCACCCGGGTGCCGAATCATTGGTCTTTGTTGAACAACAGTTAGCGCTGGGTCTTCCAGAAGACTCTTTGGCTCTAAATAACGAGCAGGCTGACCGCGTGAGCCTGATTACACCCGCTGCGCTCATCGGAAGGACCTTTGATGTGGTTGCACTTCCTCAGTTGATCGAGGGTGTGTGGCCAAATCTAAAGCCGCGATCTTCTCTCCTCGGAGCCACCGCACTGAGTTCGTTCTTGTCAGGCAAGATCGATTCAATTGAACAGGCGCAGCGGTCAGAACTTCCGGACGAGCTCAGGATGCTTTACAAATCCGTGGGTGCTTCCTACCGTCGCCTAATCATTTCAGCCACCGATTCTGAGGACAGGCAGATTTCGCAATTCGTGAGCTTGATGCTCGGCACTATCCCGACACCGATTGCGCACCGTGGTCACCAACTTTCTCTTAGGGGTTTGGTCGGTTCGCTGAGGCGGCAGTTGGCAACAGATCGGCCTTTGGCAGATCAGCAAAGTGCGGCAGTTGGGCTTGCTCGGTTGTCTCAGGCTGGAATACCGGGGGCAAATCCGGATAGTTGGTACGGGCTAAAACCAATCTCCACCACTGAGCCACTGATTGACCTCGCCGACCCTGAGGCTCAGGTCTTTGTGCGACCCTCGCAACTTGAAAACTACCTAAAGTGCCCCTTGCACTGGTTTATCAATGCGCATGGTGGGTCCGATTCAACTTTTTCTGCGAATCTCGGAACACTACTTCACGAGGCCTTCGAATTGGCGACCGAAGTTACCGATGAAGCCTTGTGGAAGGTGGTTGATTCCAAGTGGCACAGCCTTAAATTTGAATCTGATTGGCTTGAGCAGGCAGGTCAGCGGCGGGCCAAGGCCATGGTCGCCAACCTCGTTCAGTACGCTCAGCAAGTGCGCGCGCAGGGCGGCCAGGTCGCCGGGGCAGAGATCGATTTCGAGTTTGAGCTGGGTCGGGCAAAAATTCGTGGTCAAGTCGATCGCCTAGAGGTTTACCCTGACGGCAAGGTGTTCGTAGTGGACCTCAAAACCGGTGCCAAGCAGTTCACTGCCGCCGAGGCACAGAGTCACCCTCAGTTGGGGTTGTACCAACTCGCATATCAACACGGGGCCTTTGCAGACCTGCCTGGGCTGACAGAGGGTTCCCAGTTGGCGGGCGCCAAGTTGCTGTTGGTAAATGGCACGAAGCCCACCGAGAGGGTTCAAGAAAGTCTGGCCGAAAACCAGGAGCTGCAAAGTAACTTC
This portion of the Rhodoluna limnophila genome encodes:
- a CDS encoding DEAD/DEAH box helicase, whose protein sequence is MNFAELGIDEDIVEALASRGITSPFPIQEEAIPVALTGQDVIGQAKTGTGKTLGFGLPLLQSLGKDPEKGAKALVVVPTRELAIQVADDLKLASGNRSTMVAAIYGGKAYEEQVAEINAGAQVIVGTPGRLIDLSKQKLLDLGNIRFMVLDEADEMLDLGFLPDVEKLFAYTPDGRQTMLFSATMPGTIVTMARKYQNRPVHIRTNDPDEGQTKADIKQFIYRAHALDKDEVVGRILQAEGRGKTVIFTKTKRQASKVSEELVDRGFNATALHGDMTQEAREKSMAAFRSGKRDILVATEVAARGIDVDDVTHVINYTIPEDEKAYLHRVGRTGRAGRTGIAVTFVDWEDLTRWGHINTALEFGQPEPTETYSSSAHLFADLEIAPGTKGRIAKTKRPDGWKPGDDEKPRGGRSNGGRANSGRPGGQSGRNHKDGATRGDKDRKVSGDRPHRSEGQTSSGEAKAETHGGHEHPRPARNRTRTRVNRGTQS
- a CDS encoding ferritin-like fold-containing protein; protein product: MFDWFKRIRTGARKFALPPREERAARNTGEVNLKPYTPDAKAFLGQLAYLQLSQFEILTSELKYSPNTQYKAELGEAAAKSFEKYRSIAKKIAAQGIDPTDAMDPFVERIEMFHSRTNGLDWYESVIKVYLVSGLLDDFYRRLAVGLDPLLRADVEKALSDKKFEQFAKRVLLESMQKDPTLGSRLALWGRRLMGDVLLELRAAFDNRKLAGVAKSKKLTLEEERAVNLASYSKLEPLITELIGAHTVRMDALGLTA
- a CDS encoding DUF3107 domain-containing protein produces the protein MDIRIGIKNSPRELSFESAQTASEVEAVVSACLESGAKVLKLSDNKGRQFVVPAESLAYVEIGAEETRRVGFIA
- a CDS encoding ATP-dependent DNA helicase, translating into MDSLFTGMSGLQGSFDLVKISTVYGSPGSGKTTAVEAAFMRGIASGLSADQVLVLAATRESANTLRDSLALKLQGAVSGSLARTVSSFAFGVMRQAAVAAGQKLPELISGSEQDRLLAEIIEAHLLGLESTSAGNFGDWPKHITPTVLALNGFRAELRDLIIICLEYGVSPDSLAAIGLDQKQAVWPAAANLYREYLSAVSGAGFEHRFDPSQLIRSAADWLQNNPWPKPLLDLRLILVDDAQELTPAAAHLIQLLTRSGADLALFGDPDASTLGFRSADARAMSALADAVATSNQTTVEVTFLPPGERAQGIANVLGKVSNQIETARAGRQRKGLLRPEPEASAEGVEGQVFLDEQSEISWLARRLRELHLYDKIQWSQIAVVARSQGNLQQLASELSYENIPVRLVSQSPLRDEFGSRALLRFCWVVLTRSPITIELALELFTSPLCGLDSLGLRRLRRALRREELAAEGARNSDELLVALFDAPGALAALKGPEIRRVASFLETFFAAQEITEDQSASIEDLLWLAWSRSGLDKSWRELSRGVGEVSAQANRNLDSVVELFAAANRYVERHPGAESLVFVEQQLALGLPEDSLALNNEQADRVSLITPAALIGRTFDVVALPQLIEGVWPNLKPRSSLLGATALSSFLSGKIDSIEQAQRSELPDELRMLYKSVGASYRRLIISATDSEDRQISQFVSLMLGTIPTPIAHRGHQLSLRGLVGSLRRQLATDRPLADQQSAAVGLARLSQAGIPGANPDSWYGLKPISTTEPLIDLADPEAQVFVRPSQLENYLKCPLHWFINAHGGSDSTFSANLGTLLHEAFELATEVTDEALWKVVDSKWHSLKFESDWLEQAGQRRAKAMVANLVQYAQQVRAQGGQVAGAEIDFEFELGRAKIRGQVDRLEVYPDGKVFVVDLKTGAKQFTAAEAQSHPQLGLYQLAYQHGAFADLPGLTEGSQLAGAKLLLVNGTKPTERVQESLAENQELQSNFESLVAEATEGMAMADKWFVAEVGSHCSNENEFGTCQIHLTKAVSFGG